In Atribacterota bacterium, the genomic window GCTCGTATGGATAAGGTTGTATTTCTCTTTCTACCTCTATGCCTTTTAGGCGCCATCATCATTTACCCTACTTTGAACCTTTGGCGACTGGCGCTATCCAACTTTGACATCACCTACATGAGAGAACCAGTGTTCATCGGAGTACGGAACTTTGTCCGAATCCTCGCTGACGACTATTTCTGGAGCGCCCTATGGAATACAGCGGTGATTTCGGGCACAGCGGTGGCCATCGAATTCTTCCTGGGATTGGCAATAGCACTGCTACTCAGCGGAGAAATCGGAGGGGGCAAAATATCGAAATCGCTTTTAATCATTCCCATCATGGTTCCACCGGTGGTGGTAGGGCTCAACTTCAAACTGATTTTCGACAATTTCGGACCGATTAATGATTTCCTTCGCCGAGTCGGTCTTAAACCGATTGAATGGCTCGGAAGTCCCTTATCGGCCAAGATTTCCATCATCATTGCGGATGTTTGGCAATGGACCCCTTTTGTCTTCATCATTCTCCTGGCGGGATTACAAACCGTTCCCCCAGAACTCTACGACGCAGCGAAAGTCGACGGTGCGAGTGGTTGGAAAGTATTCCGTCATATTACCTGGCCCATGCTCATACCCTCCATCACCATCGCCTTGGCCTTCCGCATCATTGACGCCCTCAAAATTTTCGACGTCGTTTACATGGTCACCAACGGTGGACCCTCTTTCGCAACCGAAGTCTTTTCCCTGAACGTTTACCGCACTGCTTTCCGCTTCGGTTCGCTGGGATACGCCTCTGCACTGGCAGTCACGATGTTCGTTGTGCTCACGTTCGTTATCTGGATGGTCATACGGGGAATGAATTTAGCGAAAAGAATGGAGTGGTAAGGATGACCCGAAAGAGATTAAAGCCCAGGTCAATTGTACGCTATTTCCTCCTGTACTTTTCCATCGGCATGATATTGATTTTCTTTCTCTTCCCCATTTACTGGCTGGCCGTTACCTCTTTGAAGTTTCCGGGTGACGTCACCGCCAGCCCGGTCATCTGGTTTCCTAAAAGGTTGACCATGGATAATTTCCGGCTGCTTTTTGGATATAGCGGCCCACTCTGGGGGCTTGAAGAGTATACGGGGCGATCCTTCTTGCCCAGTTTAATACCGTACCTGCGCAATAGTTTAATCATTGGTATCCTCTCAAGTATGATTGGCCTCTTTCTGGGCTCTCTCTTAGGGTATGGGGTGGTTCATTTTGAAATTGGAGGAAGTAGACTCTACTCCTGGCTTCTTAGCTTAAGAATGATTCCACCGGTGGTTGTCGCCATCCCCATGTTTTCCATTTTTCGCTCTTTACGACTCATCGACACCTGGTGGGCCGTGACCACGGCCCACCTGTTACTAAGCATTCCCTTCAGTGCTTTGCTCCTCATTGGTTTCTTTAAAGACATTCCCAAGGACGTGACCGAAGCGGCGCTCATCGATGGTTGCTCCAATTACCAGGCATTCCAGAAAATCGCCCTTCCCCTGGTCGCTCCAGGACTGGTTGCCGTTTTTATCATTGCTTTCCTCACCTCCTGGAACGAACTTCTCATCGCCAACGTTTTGACCACCACGGCCCGCGCCCAGACTTTTCCCGTGTACACCTCAAACTTTTCCCAGGTAGAACGCGGGACCGCATGGGGTCCGGCAGCCGCAGGTGGAATCATCGGGATTATCCCCATGCTGGTTTCCGCAACCTACATCCAGAAGTACCTGGTACGGGGCTTAACCATGGGTGCGGTAAAAGAGTAAGAGAAGGAGGTTTTCACGATGCTGTCCATGATCACCATGGAAGGACGTCCCGAAGAGATAGGAATGGCTCACGGTACACAATTCAAGGAACAAATTCACAAGGCGTATCAG contains:
- a CDS encoding sugar ABC transporter permease encodes the protein ARMDKVVFLFLPLCLLGAIIIYPTLNLWRLALSNFDITYMREPVFIGVRNFVRILADDYFWSALWNTAVISGTAVAIEFFLGLAIALLLSGEIGGGKISKSLLIIPIMVPPVVVGLNFKLIFDNFGPINDFLRRVGLKPIEWLGSPLSAKISIIIADVWQWTPFVFIILLAGLQTVPPELYDAAKVDGASGWKVFRHITWPMLIPSITIALAFRIIDALKIFDVVYMVTNGGPSFATEVFSLNVYRTAFRFGSLGYASALAVTMFVVLTFVIWMVIRGMNLAKRMEW
- a CDS encoding carbohydrate ABC transporter permease, encoding MTRKRLKPRSIVRYFLLYFSIGMILIFFLFPIYWLAVTSLKFPGDVTASPVIWFPKRLTMDNFRLLFGYSGPLWGLEEYTGRSFLPSLIPYLRNSLIIGILSSMIGLFLGSLLGYGVVHFEIGGSRLYSWLLSLRMIPPVVVAIPMFSIFRSLRLIDTWWAVTTAHLLLSIPFSALLLIGFFKDIPKDVTEAALIDGCSNYQAFQKIALPLVAPGLVAVFIIAFLTSWNELLIANVLTTTARAQTFPVYTSNFSQVERGTAWGPAAAGGIIGIIPMLVSATYIQKYLVRGLTMGAVKE